The following proteins are co-located in the Bordetella bronchialis genome:
- a CDS encoding DUF4148 domain-containing protein, whose product MKIQTIVSSVALSLALVAGAQAGTPRGDTDNIPFQGVYGQVDSNAASRADVVAQLQQARAAGLTGNDDVDNAPFTAQAEAPSAPAVAQSGSVHGDVAFGDIDNQPFQGV is encoded by the coding sequence ATGAAAATCCAGACCATTGTTTCTTCCGTCGCCCTGTCCCTGGCCCTGGTGGCCGGTGCGCAAGCGGGTACTCCCCGTGGCGATACGGACAACATCCCGTTCCAAGGCGTCTATGGCCAGGTGGACAGCAATGCCGCCAGCCGTGCCGACGTGGTTGCCCAGCTGCAACAAGCCCGGGCGGCCGGCCTGACCGGCAACGACGACGTGGACAACGCGCCCTTCACCGCCCAGGCGGAAGCGCCCTCCGCGCCGGCCGTTGCGCAAAGCGGCAGCGTGCACGGCGACGTCGCCTTCGGCGACATCGATAACCAGCCGTTCCAAGGCGTCTAA
- a CDS encoding UdgX family uracil-DNA binding protein (This protein belongs to the uracil DNA glycosylase superfamily, members of which act in excision repair of DNA. However, it belongs more specifically to UdgX branch, whose founding member was found to bind uracil in DNA (where it does not belong), without cleaving it, appears to promote DNA repair by a pathway involving RecA, rather than base excision.), translating into MTARHRNPSPASRRPARPTAGADAQTEPGGEDRVQPDQRPATLDECRRCALWHDATQPVPGRGPRRAAILLVGEQPGDQEDKAGEPFVGPAGGLLDRALVEADVRRDDVFVTNAVKHFKWFPRGKRRMHKTPAQREVMACHYWLEKELASVRPRVAVALGATALRALMQRADVRLTANLGQPMQAGDLTVVPTYHPSFILRAPDEASRQMAYAALVQALRLAGRIAEKTSAP; encoded by the coding sequence ATGACTGCTCGCCACCGGAATCCGTCGCCTGCATCCCGCCGCCCGGCCCGCCCGACTGCCGGCGCCGATGCCCAGACCGAGCCGGGCGGGGAAGACCGTGTCCAGCCCGACCAGCGACCGGCCACCCTGGACGAATGCCGGCGCTGCGCGCTCTGGCATGACGCCACCCAGCCGGTGCCGGGACGCGGCCCGCGCCGCGCCGCCATCCTGCTGGTCGGGGAACAGCCGGGCGACCAGGAAGACAAGGCCGGCGAACCTTTCGTCGGTCCGGCGGGCGGCCTGCTGGATCGCGCGCTCGTAGAGGCCGACGTCCGCCGCGACGACGTATTCGTGACCAACGCGGTGAAGCACTTCAAATGGTTCCCCCGCGGCAAGCGGCGCATGCACAAGACGCCGGCGCAACGCGAAGTGATGGCCTGCCATTACTGGCTGGAAAAGGAGCTTGCGTCCGTGCGGCCACGCGTCGCCGTGGCACTGGGCGCGACGGCGCTGCGGGCGCTGATGCAGCGTGCCGACGTGCGCCTGACCGCCAACCTGGGCCAGCCGATGCAGGCAGGCGACCTGACGGTGGTACCGACCTACCACCCTTCTTTCATCCTGCGCGCGCCGGACGAGGCATCGCGCCAGATGGCCTACGCCGCGCTGGTCCAGGCGCTGCGGTTAGCCGGACGCATCGCCGAAAAGACATCGGCCCCGTGA
- a CDS encoding tripartite tricarboxylate transporter substrate binding protein, translating to MTQPYHARALRRALQLTSAAVCAGAFALAAGAAAAAYPDHQITLVVPYAPGGGVDSVGRILSRGLAKELNQSVVVENRPGAGATVGAGYVKRAAADGYTVMVVDPALIINPSLMASLPYDPLVDFKAVSMLTISPLMLSVTNSLPAKSVAELQGLAKSGGQGLSFASAGIGTTPHMAGELFKLKTQGNFIHVPYKGSGPAMTDLISGQVQFSFSTIAAASPFVTAGKIRALATTGEKRSPDWPQLPTVAETVPGFKVLFWTGLFVPAQTPPDVIQKLNDAVAKVWQSEEAQEALKKIGETPAPAMTSAQSQEFVQSESRMWATVVKDANIKVD from the coding sequence ATGACGCAGCCATATCACGCACGCGCCCTGCGCCGCGCCTTGCAGCTCACCTCCGCGGCGGTATGCGCCGGTGCCTTCGCGCTGGCGGCGGGCGCGGCGGCAGCCGCCTATCCCGACCACCAGATCACCCTGGTGGTGCCCTATGCCCCGGGTGGCGGCGTGGATTCCGTGGGCCGCATCCTGAGCCGCGGCCTGGCCAAGGAGCTGAACCAGTCCGTGGTCGTGGAAAACCGCCCCGGGGCTGGCGCCACCGTGGGCGCGGGCTACGTGAAACGCGCGGCCGCCGATGGCTATACGGTCATGGTGGTGGACCCCGCGCTCATCATCAATCCCAGCCTGATGGCCAGCCTGCCTTACGACCCCCTGGTCGACTTCAAGGCGGTATCCATGCTGACCATCTCGCCGCTGATGCTGTCGGTAACCAACAGCCTGCCCGCCAAGAGCGTGGCGGAACTTCAAGGGCTGGCCAAGTCGGGCGGCCAGGGGCTGAGTTTCGCCTCGGCCGGCATCGGCACGACGCCGCACATGGCCGGCGAACTTTTCAAGTTGAAGACGCAAGGGAATTTCATCCACGTGCCGTACAAGGGCTCGGGACCGGCCATGACCGACCTGATCTCCGGCCAGGTGCAGTTTTCTTTCTCCACGATCGCGGCGGCCTCGCCCTTCGTGACCGCGGGCAAGATACGCGCGCTGGCCACCACGGGCGAGAAGCGCAGCCCCGACTGGCCGCAGCTTCCGACAGTGGCCGAAACCGTGCCCGGCTTCAAGGTGCTGTTCTGGACGGGGTTGTTCGTGCCCGCGCAAACGCCGCCCGACGTCATCCAGAAACTGAACGACGCCGTGGCCAAGGTTTGGCAAAGCGAAGAGGCGCAGGAAGCGTTGAAGAAGATAGGCGAGACGCCCGCGCCGGCGATGACGTCCGCGCAGAGCCAGGAGTTCGTGCAGTCCGAAAGCAGGATGTGGGCGACGGTGGTGAAGGACGCCAATATCAAGGTGGACTGA
- a CDS encoding FAD binding domain-containing protein, which translates to MKPSVFTYHDPHTIDDAVGLLGRLDNARALAGGQSLMAMINMRFVQPDHLVDLNKVGELAGIAEAADEIRIGAMTRQRDLEFSALIGARIPLMSEALLHVGHRQTRNRGTLGGSLCHLDPAAELVAVAAACDAVVEVAGPNGRRDIPFAEFPLGFMMPSVEADELVVGARFPLWPRGHGAAFFEFARRHGDFAIVSAAALIALDAGGRIARSALVLGGVGPVPLRMDEVEGMLAGNAPTAELVRQASEHCRGVEALDDALVPATYRQSLAVVMARRALLTACARAGAPLPQAGIPA; encoded by the coding sequence ATGAAACCCTCGGTTTTCACTTATCACGATCCCCACACCATCGACGACGCGGTCGGCCTGCTCGGACGATTGGACAACGCCCGCGCGCTGGCCGGCGGTCAATCGCTGATGGCGATGATCAATATGCGTTTCGTGCAGCCCGATCACCTGGTGGATCTCAACAAGGTCGGCGAGCTGGCCGGCATCGCGGAAGCCGCGGATGAGATCCGCATTGGCGCGATGACGCGCCAGCGCGACCTGGAGTTCTCCGCGCTGATCGGCGCCCGCATCCCGTTGATGAGCGAGGCGCTGCTGCACGTGGGGCATCGGCAGACGCGCAACCGGGGCACGCTGGGCGGATCGCTCTGCCATCTGGATCCCGCGGCGGAGCTGGTCGCGGTGGCCGCCGCCTGCGATGCGGTGGTCGAGGTCGCCGGCCCGAACGGCCGCCGGGATATTCCGTTTGCCGAGTTCCCGCTGGGCTTCATGATGCCGTCGGTCGAAGCCGACGAACTGGTCGTCGGCGCGCGCTTCCCGCTGTGGCCGCGTGGCCATGGCGCGGCGTTCTTCGAATTCGCGCGCCGGCACGGCGATTTCGCCATCGTGTCGGCCGCGGCGCTGATTGCGCTGGACGCCGGGGGGCGCATCGCGCGCAGCGCGCTGGTGCTGGGCGGCGTGGGCCCGGTGCCGCTGCGCATGGACGAAGTCGAAGGCATGCTGGCGGGCAACGCACCGACGGCCGAGCTGGTGCGCCAGGCGTCCGAGCATTGCCGCGGCGTGGAAGCCCTGGACGACGCACTGGTGCCGGCCACCTACCGGCAAAGCCTTGCCGTCGTGATGGCCCGGCGCGCGCTGCTCACCGCCTGTGCCCGCGCGGGCGCGCCGCTGCCCCAGGCCGGAATTCCCGCATGA
- a CDS encoding (2Fe-2S)-binding protein has product MTTEVNEQTRQIAVRVNGQEYTSEVRVRLTLADFLRHQLRLTGTHVGCEHGVCGACTVLMDGLSVRACLTLAVQADGHDITTVEGLAREGRLHPIQQAFKDEHGLQCGFCTPGMLTTLTELLNSNPHPTEAEIRVAISGNLCRCTGYDGIVKATLAAAERLRQTGAQA; this is encoded by the coding sequence ATGACGACTGAAGTCAACGAACAGACCCGCCAGATCGCCGTCCGCGTCAATGGCCAGGAATACACATCCGAAGTCCGCGTGCGCCTGACGCTGGCGGACTTCCTGCGCCACCAGCTAAGGCTGACCGGCACCCATGTGGGTTGCGAGCACGGCGTGTGCGGCGCCTGTACGGTGCTGATGGACGGACTATCCGTGCGCGCGTGCCTGACACTGGCGGTGCAGGCGGACGGCCACGACATCACCACGGTGGAAGGCCTGGCCCGCGAGGGCCGCCTGCACCCCATCCAGCAGGCCTTCAAGGACGAGCACGGCCTGCAGTGCGGCTTCTGCACGCCGGGCATGCTGACGACGTTGACGGAGCTGCTGAATAGCAACCCGCACCCGACCGAAGCGGAGATCCGCGTGGCGATTTCCGGCAACCTGTGCCGCTGCACCGGCTACGACGGCATCGTGAAGGCCACGCTGGCGGCGGCCGAACGCCTGCGCCAGACGGGAGCGCAGGCATGA
- a CDS encoding xanthine dehydrogenase family protein molybdopterin-binding subunit: protein MSPADSPRLDFPEVQPADRPAEKAAPAEHARPLGGKTFGVNVPRVEDHALLTGTARFVDDIDAPGMLHAAFVRSDNAHAAIRGIDTAAAAAAPGVHAVLTLADLMPYLTSAELVTALPSPSFRMNLHRPVLASTEAAYVGEAIAVVIAEDRYLAEDAAALVQVDYDPLPAVADCRTALQEGSPTVHRSAPHNLVAEFDLSYGDVDAVFATAPHVYAESLLQHRGGSHSIECRGVVARYDALDDVLTVWSSTQTPLPARQILCDLLGRGPDQVRVITPDVGGGFGPKLVFYPEEAVVAVAALMLRRPVKWIEDRREHFISTTQERDQVWDVEIAVDDEARILGVRGTLLHDHGAYNVRGTNVPYGAGAAMTLAYRVPAYRLDIKCVATNRVPVTPVRGAGQPQGVFAMERLLDRVAREFGMDRAEVRRRNLVPAELMPYATPMKTRGGMQVVLDSGDFPRCQAMALERADWNGFPARQAIARGQGKRLGIGLANSVEGTGRGPYEQIRVRVTTQGTVHVHSAAAAMGQSTRTMLAQVVAEQLGGDMDNVHVTAGDSQSAVQGFGGFNSRQAVMAGSSAHKAALAVRRQVLEVAASVMRLPVDALDIEGRHVVARGSDAKAGLGELARAAVGLPGFMMPGATPGLEATEQVIINDMAYGNATAVAEVEVDVETGEVTLRQIVFAHDCGRVIHPKIVEGQLLGGIAHGVGNALFERMGYDENAQPVTTNLAEYLLVTATEMPEIVLTHLESPTPLNELGVKGVGEAGVLPITAAVASAVDNALEGTGVHICRVPISPVDLLQALQG, encoded by the coding sequence ATGAGCCCCGCGGACAGCCCCCGCCTGGACTTTCCGGAGGTCCAGCCCGCCGACCGTCCGGCCGAAAAAGCCGCGCCCGCGGAACACGCGCGGCCGCTGGGCGGCAAGACGTTCGGCGTGAACGTGCCGCGGGTGGAGGATCACGCGCTGCTGACGGGCACCGCGCGCTTCGTGGACGATATCGACGCGCCCGGCATGCTGCATGCCGCGTTCGTGCGCAGCGATAACGCCCATGCGGCGATACGCGGTATCGATACGGCCGCGGCGGCGGCCGCCCCCGGCGTGCATGCCGTGCTGACGCTGGCGGACCTGATGCCTTATCTGACCAGCGCGGAGCTGGTGACGGCCTTGCCCAGCCCCAGTTTCCGGATGAACCTGCATCGTCCCGTGCTGGCCTCGACCGAAGCGGCCTACGTGGGCGAAGCCATCGCGGTCGTGATCGCTGAAGACCGGTACCTGGCCGAGGATGCCGCCGCGCTGGTGCAAGTGGACTACGATCCGCTGCCGGCGGTGGCGGATTGCCGTACCGCGCTGCAGGAGGGCTCGCCCACGGTGCACCGCAGCGCCCCGCACAATCTGGTCGCGGAATTCGATCTTTCCTACGGGGATGTCGATGCGGTATTCGCGACGGCGCCGCACGTGTACGCCGAGTCGCTGCTGCAGCATCGCGGCGGCAGCCATTCCATCGAGTGCCGTGGCGTGGTGGCGCGTTATGACGCGCTGGACGATGTGCTGACGGTGTGGAGTTCCACGCAGACGCCGCTGCCCGCGCGCCAGATCCTGTGCGATCTGCTGGGACGCGGGCCGGACCAGGTGCGCGTGATTACGCCCGATGTGGGCGGCGGTTTCGGTCCGAAGCTGGTGTTCTATCCCGAGGAAGCGGTGGTGGCGGTGGCGGCGTTGATGCTGCGGCGGCCGGTGAAGTGGATCGAGGACCGCCGCGAACATTTCATATCGACGACGCAGGAACGCGATCAGGTCTGGGATGTGGAGATCGCGGTCGACGACGAGGCGCGCATTCTCGGCGTGCGCGGCACGCTGCTGCACGATCACGGCGCCTACAACGTGCGCGGTACGAACGTACCCTATGGCGCGGGGGCGGCGATGACGCTGGCCTATCGCGTGCCGGCCTACCGGCTGGATATCAAGTGCGTGGCGACCAACCGCGTGCCGGTGACGCCGGTGCGGGGCGCCGGACAGCCCCAGGGGGTGTTCGCGATGGAGCGCCTGCTGGACCGCGTGGCCCGCGAGTTCGGCATGGACCGGGCGGAGGTGCGGCGGCGCAATCTGGTGCCGGCGGAGCTGATGCCGTACGCGACGCCGATGAAGACGCGCGGCGGCATGCAGGTGGTGCTGGACAGCGGCGATTTCCCGCGCTGCCAGGCGATGGCGCTGGAACGCGCGGACTGGAACGGCTTCCCTGCGCGGCAGGCGATCGCGCGCGGCCAGGGCAAGCGCCTGGGCATCGGGCTGGCCAATTCGGTGGAGGGCACGGGGCGCGGGCCGTACGAGCAGATACGCGTGCGGGTTACGACGCAGGGTACGGTGCACGTGCATTCCGCGGCGGCGGCGATGGGCCAGAGTACGCGCACGATGCTGGCGCAGGTGGTGGCCGAGCAGCTGGGCGGCGATATGGACAATGTGCACGTGACGGCGGGGGATAGCCAGTCGGCGGTGCAGGGTTTCGGCGGCTTCAATAGCCGCCAGGCGGTGATGGCGGGCAGCTCGGCGCACAAGGCGGCGCTGGCGGTGCGGCGGCAGGTGCTGGAGGTGGCTGCCTCGGTGATGCGCCTGCCCGTGGATGCGCTGGATATCGAGGGCCGGCATGTGGTGGCGCGCGGGTCGGACGCCAAGGCTGGCCTGGGCGAGCTGGCGCGCGCGGCCGTGGGGCTGCCGGGGTTCATGATGCCGGGCGCGACGCCGGGGCTGGAAGCGACGGAGCAGGTGATCATCAACGATATGGCCTACGGCAATGCGACGGCGGTTGCCGAGGTCGAGGTCGATGTGGAGACCGGCGAGGTGACGCTGCGGCAGATCGTGTTCGCGCACGATTGCGGCCGGGTGATCCATCCCAAGATCGTGGAAGGCCAGCTGCTGGGCGGTATCGCGCACGGCGTGGGGAATGCGCTGTTCGAGCGCATGGGGTATGACGAGAACGCGCAGCCGGTGACGACGAATCTGGCGGAGTATCTGCTGGTGACGGCGACGGAGATGCCGGAGATCGTGCTGACGCATCTGGAATCGCCGACGCCGCTGAATGAGCTGGGCGTGAAGGGGGTCGGCGAGGCTGGCGTGCTGCCTATCACGGCGGCGGTCGCATCGGCGGTGGATAACGCGCTGGAAGGCACGGGCGTGCATATTTGCCGGGTGCCGATATCGCCTGTGGATCTGTTGCAGGCTTTGCAGGGTTGA
- a CDS encoding SMP-30/gluconolactonase/LRE family protein, whose translation MAVWQPSERYPDPRIEVIDPRFSRYVIFSAAVEKLGEGMRWAEGPVWFGDGRYLLVSDIPNNRIMRWDEATGAFSTFRQPSRNANGNTRDLQGRLITCEHEGRRVTRTEHDGSITVLADSYQGKRLNSPNDVVVKSDGSVWFTDPPFGIGGWYEGLPGKQELPAQVYRWDPDTGALTVVIEGAHGPNGLCFSPDESVLYLVQSRATPHRLITAHDVSADGRSVGEGRVHIDCGPGTSDGIRCDVDGNLWCGWGMGSEELDGVAIFAPDGQRIGHIHLPERCANLCFGGLHRNRLFMAAGKSLYAVYVNTQGATPMR comes from the coding sequence ATGGCCGTGTGGCAGCCCAGTGAACGCTATCCCGACCCGCGCATCGAAGTCATCGATCCGCGGTTTTCCCGCTACGTGATTTTTTCCGCCGCCGTCGAAAAACTGGGCGAGGGCATGCGCTGGGCCGAAGGGCCGGTATGGTTCGGCGACGGCCGCTACCTGCTGGTCAGCGACATCCCCAACAACCGCATCATGCGCTGGGACGAAGCCACGGGCGCCTTCAGCACCTTCCGCCAGCCGTCGCGCAATGCCAATGGCAACACGCGCGACCTGCAAGGCCGCCTGATCACCTGCGAACACGAAGGCCGCCGCGTCACGCGGACCGAACACGACGGCAGCATCACGGTGCTGGCCGACAGCTACCAGGGCAAGCGCCTGAACTCGCCCAACGATGTCGTCGTCAAATCCGACGGCTCGGTCTGGTTCACCGACCCGCCATTCGGCATCGGCGGCTGGTACGAGGGCCTGCCCGGCAAGCAGGAACTGCCCGCCCAGGTCTATCGCTGGGATCCCGACACGGGCGCGCTGACGGTGGTGATCGAGGGCGCCCACGGGCCCAACGGCCTGTGTTTCTCGCCCGACGAAAGCGTCCTGTACCTGGTGCAATCGCGCGCCACGCCGCACCGCCTGATCACCGCCCACGACGTCTCCGCCGACGGCCGCTCGGTGGGCGAGGGGCGGGTGCATATCGATTGCGGGCCCGGCACGTCGGACGGCATACGCTGCGATGTGGACGGCAATCTGTGGTGCGGCTGGGGCATGGGGTCGGAGGAACTCGACGGCGTGGCGATCTTCGCGCCCGACGGCCAGCGCATCGGCCACATTCACCTGCCGGAACGCTGCGCCAACCTGTGCTTCGGCGGCTTGCACCGCAACCGCTTGTTCATGGCGGCCGGGAAGTCGCTGTACGCGGTGTATGTCAATACGCAGGGCGCCACACCCATGCGGTAA
- a CDS encoding ABC transporter ATP-binding protein encodes MHTLADDGRTAPAAPADTPAGAALHDASARATPLLSVRGLDAGYGKIGILHGIDLDVNAGEIVAILGPNGAGKSTLMRAISGLLPLTAGSVSFNGADLSRATPRDAARAGLVHVIEGHRVFTQQSVIDNMMLAGYDAPRAERRTRVEEALAFFPEIAAKRHDRAGALSGGQQQMLVVAQGLVKRPRLLILDEPSAGLSPVLVDRVLTVAGQLRQQGTAIVLVEQLVEKALALADRVYAVAQGRIAMQAGTREPDLAARLERAYFGDHGRVAAQ; translated from the coding sequence GTGCATACCTTGGCGGATGATGGACGGACGGCGCCCGCCGCGCCCGCGGATACGCCGGCCGGCGCGGCGCTCCACGACGCAAGCGCGCGCGCCACGCCGCTGCTATCGGTACGCGGCCTGGACGCCGGCTATGGCAAGATCGGCATCCTGCACGGCATCGACCTGGACGTGAACGCCGGCGAAATCGTCGCCATCCTGGGCCCGAACGGCGCCGGCAAAAGCACGCTGATGCGCGCCATCTCCGGCCTGCTGCCCCTGACGGCCGGCAGCGTCTCCTTCAACGGCGCGGACCTGAGCCGCGCCACGCCGCGCGACGCGGCCCGCGCCGGCCTGGTGCACGTGATCGAGGGACACCGCGTCTTCACCCAGCAAAGCGTGATCGACAACATGATGCTGGCGGGCTACGATGCGCCGCGAGCGGAGCGCCGGACGCGCGTGGAGGAAGCCTTGGCGTTCTTCCCCGAAATCGCGGCCAAGCGCCATGACCGCGCCGGGGCCCTGAGCGGCGGCCAGCAGCAGATGCTGGTCGTGGCCCAGGGCTTGGTGAAGCGGCCCCGCTTGCTTATCCTGGACGAACCGTCCGCCGGCTTGTCGCCTGTCCTGGTCGACCGCGTACTGACCGTCGCCGGACAGCTGCGGCAGCAAGGCACGGCCATCGTGCTCGTGGAACAGCTGGTCGAAAAAGCGCTGGCCCTGGCCGACCGCGTGTACGCCGTGGCGCAGGGCCGTATCGCCATGCAGGCCGGCACCCGCGAACCCGACCTGGCCGCGCGCCTGGAGCGGGCCTATTTTGGAGACCATGGCCGTGTGGCAGCCCAGTGA
- a CDS encoding ABC transporter permease subunit, translating into MAADSELQGHRPAGMMAPGAHPAAGDAATRAARGPTAHPHGSAHALGAAWPFLAIFALAALLPVSGNTYWTVIATRAAIYWILVSGLNLVVGYAGQLAIGYVALLTLGAYITSVLAAGNVLPALPPFVALACAGVGGGLFGLIVGLPALRLRTFYFAMTTLGFATIVTQIALAWQDVTGGGIGLSGPALPAPFDTELGLYYLCLAIAALCTLLTANVAHSRHGRGLIAVRDAEVAAEASGISKVRLLSLIFVLAGVLAAIAGGLFASLQTYITPDAFTFELSVLFFISILIGGRGSILGPLLGTVILTVLPEIAAPLAAWSNFLYALMLLVIVLAAPGGLAALLDFRNRRPLPANRAIAPDPAPLERLLTAAPAHGGIALEDIVLSFGGVRAIDGLSLAIAPGRIHGLIGPNGSGKTTTLNVISGYCTPEAGTLTLDGAPLPPGKPLLRAPRGIARTYQTPRIIGEASVLQNVMIGGTLQGHASFLETLLHLPRHGRDETTLRDMARTALRVVGLEAVADARADRLQHSELRFLEIARALMLRPSFLLLDEPAAGLAAEEIRRLGDLIRHISRHGTGVLLVEHHADLIFDICDHVTVLNLGRKLADGTPAQVREHKEVVSAYLGG; encoded by the coding sequence ATGGCGGCCGACAGCGAACTGCAGGGTCATCGGCCCGCGGGCATGATGGCGCCCGGCGCCCATCCCGCCGCTGGAGATGCGGCGACACGCGCCGCCCGGGGGCCGACGGCGCACCCGCACGGCTCCGCCCATGCGCTGGGTGCCGCATGGCCCTTCCTGGCCATCTTCGCGCTGGCCGCATTGCTGCCGGTCAGCGGCAACACCTACTGGACCGTCATCGCCACGCGCGCGGCCATCTACTGGATCCTGGTATCCGGCCTGAACCTGGTGGTCGGCTACGCCGGCCAGCTGGCCATCGGCTATGTCGCCTTGCTGACCCTGGGCGCCTATATCACCAGCGTGCTGGCCGCCGGCAACGTCCTGCCCGCCCTGCCGCCCTTTGTCGCGCTGGCCTGCGCGGGCGTGGGCGGCGGCCTCTTCGGCCTGATCGTCGGCTTGCCGGCGCTAAGGCTGCGGACCTTCTATTTCGCCATGACGACGCTGGGCTTCGCCACCATCGTGACGCAGATCGCCCTGGCATGGCAGGATGTCACCGGCGGCGGCATAGGCCTTTCCGGGCCCGCGCTGCCGGCGCCCTTCGATACGGAGCTGGGCCTGTACTACCTGTGCCTGGCGATCGCCGCGCTGTGCACGCTGCTGACCGCCAACGTCGCCCACAGCCGCCATGGCCGCGGCCTGATCGCCGTGCGCGATGCCGAAGTCGCGGCCGAGGCCAGCGGTATCTCCAAGGTCAGGCTGCTATCGCTGATCTTCGTGCTGGCGGGCGTGCTGGCGGCCATCGCGGGCGGCCTGTTCGCCTCGCTGCAGACCTACATCACGCCGGACGCCTTCACTTTCGAACTGTCGGTGCTGTTCTTCATCTCCATCCTGATCGGCGGACGCGGCTCCATCCTGGGACCGCTGCTGGGCACGGTCATCCTGACGGTGCTTCCGGAGATCGCCGCGCCGCTGGCCGCATGGTCGAACTTCCTCTACGCGCTCATGCTGCTGGTCATCGTCCTGGCCGCGCCCGGCGGCCTCGCCGCGCTGCTGGACTTCCGCAACCGCCGTCCGCTGCCGGCCAATCGCGCCATCGCCCCCGATCCGGCGCCGCTGGAACGGCTGCTGACCGCGGCGCCCGCGCACGGCGGCATCGCGCTGGAGGACATCGTGCTGAGCTTCGGCGGCGTGCGCGCCATCGACGGCCTGAGCCTGGCCATCGCGCCCGGACGCATACACGGACTGATAGGCCCCAACGGCAGCGGCAAGACCACGACGCTGAACGTGATCTCCGGCTATTGCACGCCCGAGGCCGGCACGCTGACGCTGGACGGCGCGCCGCTGCCGCCGGGCAAGCCCCTGCTGCGCGCGCCCCGCGGCATCGCACGCACCTACCAGACCCCGCGCATCATCGGCGAGGCCTCGGTGCTGCAGAACGTGATGATAGGCGGCACCCTGCAAGGCCACGCGTCATTCCTGGAAACCCTGCTGCACCTGCCGCGCCATGGCCGCGACGAAACCACGCTGCGCGACATGGCCCGCACCGCGCTGCGCGTCGTCGGCCTGGAGGCGGTGGCGGATGCGCGCGCCGACCGCCTGCAGCACAGCGAACTGCGCTTCCTGGAGATCGCCCGCGCGCTGATGCTGCGGCCGTCCTTCCTGCTGCTGGACGAACCGGCGGCCGGCCTGGCCGCGGAGGAAATCCGCCGTCTGGGCGACCTGATCCGCCACATCAGCCGGCACGGTACCGGGGTATTGCTCGTGGAGCACCATGCCGACCTGATCTTCGACATCTGCGATCACGTCACCGTACTGAACCTGGGCCGCAAGCTGGCCGACGGCACGCCGGCGCAGGTGCGCGAACACAAGGAGGTGGTCAGTGCATACCTTGGCGGATGA
- a CDS encoding branched-chain amino acid ABC transporter permease encodes MLGSIIASGLAMGAVYALIGITYNTMFATSRVMSFTAGQLGMLGGVLGSLFILKLGLPPWLGFLATLAGCAAMGVITELVAVRPVLKSLDQHLYVLSTLALALMVQQVTAIEWGTEPQPFPRLFGLGSGVTDEKFWLPVIACALVVLGLEYLYRRTLVGMAFLAVAEDNFAARALGLPERRLRVWSYVLAAVIGGIAGFASGQLMLAFFANGTLLNFYGFVPVALGGLGNNRGALVGGLALGLFQQAANFTVGGVFASIAVFVLFIVVLLAVPQGLFGSSTARRV; translated from the coding sequence ATGCTCGGTTCCATCATCGCATCCGGCCTGGCGATGGGCGCGGTCTACGCGCTCATCGGCATCACCTACAACACCATGTTCGCCACCTCGCGCGTCATGAGCTTCACCGCGGGGCAGCTGGGCATGCTGGGCGGCGTGCTGGGCTCGCTGTTCATCCTTAAGCTGGGCCTGCCGCCCTGGCTGGGTTTTCTCGCCACGCTGGCCGGATGCGCCGCGATGGGCGTGATCACCGAACTGGTGGCCGTACGGCCCGTCCTCAAAAGCCTGGACCAGCATCTTTACGTGCTGTCCACCCTGGCATTGGCTTTGATGGTGCAGCAGGTCACCGCGATCGAATGGGGCACGGAACCGCAGCCCTTTCCACGCCTGTTCGGCCTGGGTTCGGGCGTGACGGACGAAAAGTTCTGGCTGCCCGTCATCGCCTGCGCCCTGGTGGTGCTGGGCCTGGAATACCTGTACCGCCGCACCCTGGTGGGCATGGCCTTCCTGGCGGTGGCGGAAGACAACTTCGCCGCCCGCGCGCTGGGCCTGCCCGAGCGGCGCCTGCGCGTGTGGAGCTACGTGCTGGCGGCGGTCATCGGCGGCATCGCGGGCTTCGCCAGCGGCCAGCTGATGCTGGCCTTCTTCGCCAACGGCACGCTGCTGAACTTCTACGGCTTCGTGCCGGTGGCGCTGGGCGGCCTGGGCAACAACCGGGGCGCCCTGGTGGGCGGCCTGGCGCTGGGCCTGTTCCAGCAGGCGGCCAACTTCACGGTGGGCGGCGTGTTCGCCTCCATCGCCGTGTTCGTCTTGTTCATCGTCGTACTGCTGGCGGTGCCGCAAGGCCTGTTCGGCAGCTCGACCGCGCGGAGGGTGTAA